AACGCCAGGCCCAGCAACGCCATCGCGCACCCGATCGTGTGCAGCAGGTCCAGCGTCGAGTTCGAGTGCTGCGCACGCAGACCCAGCCACCACCAGTTCGCTTGGTCCGGCGGGATCGGCTCCCACAGGATCACGTTTCGCGCGCGACCGGGTCCCGCATCACCTGCCGCATCGGCAAGCCGGTCCAATCCACCGAGGTGGAACGTGATCCAGTCGGCGACCGCCCACGAGGCCACGGCCAGCGCTAGGCCGCCCGCAAGCAGACGTCGGGCCACCCGTGCGCAGCTCAGGTCGCTGCGCCCGATCGCCAGCCCGACCAGGATGTAGGCCAGGTAGGCGATCACCGGGTAGGACCCGCTGATCAGCAGCACCTTCGCCAACGCCCGTGGGTGCAGCAACATGCCTGCCGTCGGGTTGTCGTCGTCGCCGGGATCGTGGCCGAGCTCGTGGCCGAACGCCCAGACGAGCACGATCGGCGCGACGGCTACGACGATCCCGGCCGCCCCAGCCAGCATCCGTCGGGACAAACCCAGGAACGGCAGTGCCAGCACGAACAAGGCCGCGTACTGGACGAGGATCACGTCCGCCTGCCGGAAGTGGCCGACCGACAGGCCGATCGCGCCGATGAGGGCCGCCCGGACCAACAAGCCCGCCGAGACGGCGGTCCGATCGGTGCCCCGGACGGCTTGTCGCCCGCCGCTGAGAAACGCGAGCGCGACGCCGGCCAGCACCGCGAATGTCGCCGCCGACCGGCCACCGGCGACCTGGATCACCAACGTCGGTGTGCCGTTGCTGTGGAACGTCGGGAAAACGTGAACCGCGAACATGCCCAGCAGCGCGATGCCCCGGGCCACGTCGACACCGATGACCCTCTGCTTACCGGCCACGGACACGCTGCGCACCATATCCGTGTGCGGTCGAACGGATGATCTTGGCCTATCCGGCCGCGTCGTGGAACAGGATGCCCAGGGTGACGCGTAGCCCGCTGCGGATCGTCGAGACGCCGTGGCGGACCGGCGCCGCCGACCAGCCCCGCGCGGACGGCACCGGCCGGTCGCGGGTGGTGAAGATCAGGCCGCACCCGAGCGGCAGCGTGGTGACGGTCGCCCGCGACTGTGCACGGGGGCGTTGTTCGACCAGTACGAACTCCCCGCCGACGTGATCGGCCCCGGGTTCGGTCAGGTTGACGACCACCTGCAGCGGGAACACCAGATCGCCGTACAGGTCGCGGTGCAGTGCGTTCCAGTCCCCCGGTCCGTAGCGCAGGATCAGCGGCGTCGGCCGTTGCTGACCCGCTTCGTGACACTGCGTCAGCCAGCCGTCGAAGTCGTCGGGCCACGGGGCAGGTCGGCCCAACTTGCTCCACCAGTCCCGGGCGACGGGCAACAGCCGTGGGTACAGCGCCCGGCGCAGGTCCTCCACCGCCGACGGCAACGGATAGGCCAGATACCGGTACTGGCCCGCCCCGAACCGGTGCCGGGCCATGTCGACAGTCGACCGGAACGCCGCCGGTTGCTCGTAGAGCTCAACCAGTTCCGCGGCCTCGCAGGCGGTGAGCAGTTCACCGGTAGCGGCACAGCCGTGCTCGCCGAGTTCGTCGGCGATCGCCGCCCAGTCGTTCAAATCCAGCCGCTCGTCCACCCGCTCCCGGCGCCGGCTCACGCTGTGGCCTCGAGGTCCAGCAGGGTTTGCTTGGCCGCGGCGCCGCCGACGTATTGCCCGGTGCCGCCGTCGGAGCGCACCACCCGGTGGCAGGGCAGCAGCAGCGGCAACGGATTCGTGGCGCACGCGGTGCCGACCGCGCGCATGGCCTTCGGATTGTCCACAGCGGCGGCTACCGCGGCGTAGCTGGCGGTGTGCCCGTAGCCGATGACCGGCAGGTGTTCCAGGACCCGGCGTCGGAAACCCGTGGCCAGGCAGAGGTCCAGCGCCACGTCGAAGCCGTGCCGGCCGCCCGCGAAGTACTCGTCGAGTTGCCGGGCCACCGAGTCGAGGCGACGCGGTGCGGTGAGGATCCGCGGGCTGATCCTGGTGGCCAGCGTCGCCAGCACGTCATCGAGGCCCTCCCGCTCGTAGGCAATGCGGACAGCGCCGACCTGCGTGGCGGCCAGCAGCAGCGTGCCCAGTGGCGAGTCGATCGTGCGGTAGGCGATGTCCAGCAGACCCGCCTGCTCGGCACGCTCGGCCAGACGCATCCGCAGCACGCCGAGTTCGCCCGCGCCCACGCCGGAGGTACTCAGCAGCCGGCTGATGTCCTGCGCGCTTCGGTTCATCGGATCAGTCCCTCGGACTTGCGAAGATTGGCGATCCCGTCGGCTGCAGCACGGCGAGCGGCAGCGGCGGAGCCGCCGACGATCCCGGCCACCTCTTCGTAGGGCAGGCCGATCAGGTAGTGGTAGACGACGCAGTAGCGCTGCTTGTCTGGCAACGCGGTCAGTGCGCGATGCAGGTCCAGGTCGCGCCGCTGGTCCTCGGTGGGGGTCGATGGCAGTTCGGCCACAGGCGTGGCGCGCCGCGCCGAGCGGCGCATCAGGTCGATGGCCTTGCGGTGCGCGATGGTCACCAGCCACGCCTCGACGTTGGCGTCCGCGGGCAGTGGGGGATACGTCTCCAACGCGGCCAGGAATGTCTCCGCCCAGGCGTCCTCGGCATCGGTGGGCGAGCCGAGCATCGCCCGGCACACCCGAAGAATGGCCGGCCCGTGCACGGACACCACCTGGTCGAACGGCGGTTTGCCGGTCACGGCGCTCAGCCTGCCATGCACTGCACGATCTCCTCCTTGCTCGCGTTCCTGCCCCGTAGACGCCGCGCCGACCCAGAACGTGAGGTCGCCGGCTGCGCGTTGCGCTGACGGCGCGTCAGATGTCAGAGGCTCTGTATCCATGCACAGACGCAACAGGTGAGCCCGAAGTAGGCTGAAAGCTCGCCCTACCGATGAGTAACATCCGGGCCGACGCGCGGACCTGGTGGCGCACCTGGAGCCGCCGGACCGCCGGCGAGGCGGGCCAGCTCAGTATTTTGTTTGCGCAATTGATTGATTGATATTAGTCTGCTTGCGGAGCCGACGGCCGCCGCAGGTCCAGGCATGCCCCGGCCTGTTTCTAATTCCCGATCGAATCTGACGTTTCGTCATGTTCGTTGCTCCACAGGCTGTTCGGTTGCCGATCGGCGAAACCGTGACGAAACCGTGGGTCTGGTACGTACCTGCTGTCGATCATGGCGCGCGGTCGCCGAAGTTCGGTGCACCGAGGGTGCCGCACCGGCCCGCGTGCTCAGCAGAGAAAGGGGACCCGATGAAGACCAACACACCCCGAAGCCTCCTTCGGCGCGTCGGCGCGGGTGTCGCACTGGCTGCCGGAATCTCGACGTGCGGCGCCGCACTGCCGCACGTGCTGGCCGGCGCTCGAGCGGGGGACGAACCTGATCCGTGCAAACGCGACAGCTACTGGGTCATGTGTCAGTGGCACGACGGCCCGCCCAAGCCGATCGTCGCAGCGGCGCAACCCGCGGTTGGGGCGCGCTGACTCCCGGCGCCACTTCGCCGACTGAATGGCTGGTTCGTCAAACGCACTGAAGCGTGCAGCGCGGACGCAGAGTGGCGACCGCGCGGCGGATCAGCCGTCGTAGTCGCCGGTGTTGTAGTTCCCACCGTCGTAGTCACCGGTGTTGTAGTTGCCACCGTCGTAGTCACCGGTGTTGTAATTGCCACCGTCGTAGTCACCGGTGTTGTAGTTGCCGTGGTCGTGCTGCCCGGTGTTGCCGTGCCCGTCGTGGTGGTGGCGGATGGGTTGGCTCTGGGCGACCGCGGCGAAGTGGGTGGTCGGGACGAACCCGGCGCTCAGCAGGCTGATCCCGCCGGCCAACAGCGACACCGTGAGGGCAGCCTTCGGACCCCAGCCACCTGCCCAGTACAAGCGGACGCCACGCACCATCGCCACCCACCCCCGGGACCCGGACCGGCCCGAACCGCCGGTCGCTCACCAAGCAGCAAGACACGCCGTGGGTCCGCGCCGCCGGCCGATTCGCCCGCCCGATGACCCTCCACGGGGCAGCGCCGCGGCTATTTCACCCGACCGGCCCAACCCGACTGACGGGCCTCAGATCGCTCTCGGGAGGATCCCGGTCAGAGACAGGCGCCGGGCGTGGCGACGTGGACCCGGAGAACTGAACGGACTTCCGGATCCGGTCAGGCGGGCAGGAAGCGCACGTCGCACACGGCGGTCAACCCACAGATGCGCATGACCATCGCGACCGCCGTGCCGTCGCGCACGAGGATCCGCAGCCCGCGGCGCACGTGCCGGTAAAGCACCGCGACCGCAGCACTGTCGACATAGGTTACCGACCTCAGGTCGACCGTCAGTGCATGCGGCCCGACCGGCACCGACTGCAGCCTGCTCGCCAGTTCGTCGGCGGCGCTGGTGTCCAGGTCGCCGGTCATGCGGACCTGCGGACCCGCCGTACCTTCCACCCCGAGATCGGACGTCGAGTCCGGCATCCCGCACGGCATTGCAACGCCCCCGATCCGTGAGCCGAGGCTGCCCCCGTGCAGCCCCTATCACCCGACCCGACTCTACTTCGCGAATCCGCATTGTGGGGAGGCGAATCGCCGCGCTGCCGAGCCGACCGCCGGCAACGCCGAAACACGCGAACGGGACGGGGCTCTCACGCGTCCAACCGAGGTCGGAATCTCGGGCAGGAGTGCGGTGCCGCGACACCAGATCCTTACGGCCGCCGTGGCGCTCGCCGTGGTCGCGGCGTGGCAGCTCGCCAACATCCTGAGCCCCGAGGTGCGTCGCGGTCTGCCCGGCAGCCGACGGCGGGTCGCCGGGCTCCTGCTGCTGGCGGCCGTGGTAGCCCTGCAGTGTCTGCCGCTGACACCGGACGAGACCCGCATCGGGGTCGTGCTCGGCTTCCTGGTCGGCGTCGGCGGCGTGGTGCTGCTGCTGAGCCGACGCGGCCGAGGCTGAACCTGCGCCGCCAACAGTCGGCCACCCCGCGCACTGACCGGAGGTCAGGGCGGGGTGGCCGACCGTTGCGTGGCTCAGTACCCGCCGGAGGTACCCGTGGGCGAGGAGTCACCCGCGGAAGCCGGGGTCGAGGTGTCCGAGGTGTTGTCCGACGGCGCGGCAGTGGCCGGGCCCGAGGTGTCCAGGCCGGGCGCCGGCGTCGAGGTGGCGCCGGACATCGCTGTGCCCGCGCCGGTGCACGGAGCGCCGCCGGGCCGCACGATCACGGTCTTCGCGTCGATCCCGCCGTTGGCGGGAGTACCGAACGCGGCCACGCACTTGCCGACGGTGAGGTCGCCGCTGGTGGCGGACCCGATCCGGCTGTAGTCCGTGGACGGAGTCAACGTGATCGTCCGGGGGGTCGTGTCGGCGGGGGCGGTCGAGGAACCGGGCCGAGCCGTCGGGGTGACGGTCATCGTGTCACCGGCGATCGAGGCCACCGTGCCGCGGACCCCGCCGCCCATGCGAGCCATCCCGGTCCGCGCGCCGCCGCCGCCACCGCCACCGCCGCCACCCGTCCGCAGGCAGGCGCCGTTGACCGGGTCGCTGATGACGATCGTGCCGGCCGACAGCGGCTGGGTCGGATCAGCCGCGGTGGCTGCGCCACCACTGCCCGCGCCGGCCTGCCGAACCTGGACGCACTTGCCGACCGCGAGGTCGGACTCGGCGGCCGGCATCACCTGGGACAGCGCCGTGGAATCGGTCCAGTTGACCGCGGTCTGCCCGGCCGGGCCCTGCACCTGCAGCACCTGACCGGTCACGGACATGATCTGCCCGCTCACACCGTTCGGGACGTGAGCGGCCGGGGTGGTCGCGGCGTTCGAGCCCGTCGCGGCGGATGCGGGCGCCGCGGTGGAACTCGCACCGCCGCATGCGGTCAACAGCAGAAGGCTCAGGCCCACGCCCGCCGGGATCGCCATCCCTCTGCGTACGAGCGCGGCCCGGCCAAGGATCGGAGAGGACATTCCGGAGCTCCTTGTGGATCGGGTACTGACATTTCTCCGTCAGAGTCCCCCGCGAACCAGGACGTCATGAGCCCGACCGGAACGGTGATGCCGGAGCGTTATGTTCGGGCATCGAAACAATGCGCCGGCTTGGCATCGGCTGGGAGAATCGTCCAATCGCTTGCAGCGCAAGGGTTTTCCTGCATAGGCCCGGACGGCGTCGGGGCGCCTGGGTCAGGTTGTCGCCGTCACTCCGGGGACCTCGGCCCCGCCCAGACTCCGTTCGATGCGGACCATGGCGTCCTCGGCGAGCGACTCGGCGTTCCCGGTCGGCGTCGCCCCTCGAACTGTGTCCGCGAGGGCGAACTCCACCTCGAACAACTGGTGCGCGGGCCACTCGTCGCACTCCACCCGCAGCCGCAGACACACCGGCCAGGCCGTCCGCAACGCGACCGCCGTCGTCACCTCGAGCAGCCCGAGGTCGGCCGCGTGCCAGCGCCGGCCCGTCAGGAGCGCCTCGAGACGGCGCGCGGTGTCGACCGGGTCGAACACGGTCACCCCCGATGGCGGACGAGCGGGACTCGGGACGAGGTCGCCGATTTGCGTTGCGTTGCGGGTCAGACGTGGCCGTATCCGTACCGGTTCCCGGCATATGGCCCGAACGGCGGAGAAAGAACTGGTCCGTCCGATGGAACCGAATAGTCCCCTGGGTCAGTCGAAGTGAGCAACCGACCCCGGGGACACCGGGGGAACGCGTCCCGTGGTGGTGGCGCCGAACCCCGGGCCCCGAAAACCGCGCAGCGCCACCCGCCGCAACCGGGAGCGCCACCGAGGGTCGGTCCAGACGTAGATCCGAGCCGGGGGACGCAGACGTGAGCAGGCTCGCCCTTGCGGCGCAGACCGATGGCGCCGGCCGGCACCCCATGGCCAACATGAAGATGCTCGCCCCAGCGTGGGCGGCGCACCACCCCGCCGGGCCGTCCGACCTCAACGACGCGGACGGGCGGTCCGGTGCGGGTCCCCGGCCGGGGAACGGCCCCGCTGCGTGTGCCACAGCACCGCCGAGCGGCCGGAGGCCGCGGGCCGCCGTCCCCCACCAGTTCCGGGAGCTGCCGTGAAGATCTCTGCCCTGCGCCGACTCGAGGCACGCGCCGCAGGCCGCGTGCGGGTGACCATGCGCCTCGACGTGGCCCTCGCCGAACAGGCACTGCAGGACGTCGCGGCGCACCGGGCCGAGTCGTTGAACGACTGGCTGAACGAGGCCGCCCGCGCCAAGGTCCGCAGCGATGCGCTCACCCTGCTGATCACCGACCTTCTCGAGAGCACCGGCGGTCCCTTGTCCGAGCAGGAGGTGAGTCTGGCGCGGGAACATCTGGCCACCGGTGAAATCTGGTGAGTCAGGGAACTGATCTACCGTCAGATGGACCGCACTCACCCGCCACCACAGACCTCCTGGTCGGGCGTGGGCATCGACCCGTCCGGCCAGGGGTAGCACCCTGCGCACCCGCGCTCGCTCCGATTGCCTGCCCTGTGCGGATCTGACGCCGCCTCAGTCAGTCGGCGCCTCGCCTGGCAAGTGTCAGGAAGCTGACAATCGGACAGTCAGCCGGCTGACGGTCGACTGTCATCGAGCACGGGAATGTTCCTGGTGTCAGAAACAAACACCTCGGTCGCAGCGGCCGACAGGAACCCGGAGGCTCTCATGAACCGCACCTCGATCGCTCTCGCCGCCCTCTTCGCCACCGCCGGCCTGGCGCTGACTCTCGCCCCGGACGCCTCGGTCATGACTGGCTCCGGCGCCGCGCACTCGTCCGTCGCGCTGCCCACCGGGCGCGGAGGTGGCGGAGGTGGAGGTGGCGGCGGTGGCGCAGGTGGCAGTGGCGGCGGTGGCGGCAGCGGCGGTGGGCACGGCGGCGGCGGTCAGTACAACGCGACCATCGTCTCCGTCGACAACGACGCCCAGCGGGAACGCCGTCGGCGGATCCGACCCGGCCAGGAAGAGCGCACCTACGACGGTTGCAGCAGCGGCTACTACGACGGCGCCTACGGCTGCTACCAGCCGCAGGCGTGAGCCGCCGGAATCGGGACAGCTCCCTCTGCGTTGCTGCCGAGGACGGCGAGCATCGAGGATGGGGAGTGGCATGGAGCTGGGCAGCTACGGCATCTGGCAGGCGACGGGCAAGGCGACCCCGCAGGTCGCCGCGCAGGCCGAGAAGCTGGGTTACGGCGCGATCTGGATCGGCGGTTCCCCGGCCGCTCGACTGAGCGAGGCCGAGGAGATCCTGGACGGCACCGAACGCATCAACGTGGCCACGGGCATCGTCAACATCTGGGCCGTTCCCGCCGTCGAGGCCGCGGCGTCCTACCACCGACTCGATGCCAAGCACCCAGGTCGGTTCCACCTCGGGGTGGGCATCGGGCACCGGGAGCACACGGCGCAGTTCGCGGATCCGTACGCCACCACCGTGGCGTACCTCGACGAGTTGGCGGCCGCGGACGTACCGGCGCAGCGCCTGATCCTTGCTGCGTTGGGGCCGAAGGTGATGAAGCTGGCCGCTGACCGCACCGCCGGTGCACACCCGTACCTGACCACGCCCGCCCATACTGCGCAGGCCCGCCGGATCCTGGGGCCGGGTGCCTTGCTGGCACCGGAACACAAGGTGCTGCTGGACACCGATTCGGCGCGCGCCCGGGCGACGGCCCGATCTACCGTGAACTTCTACCTGAGCCTGGTGAACTACCGCCGCAACCTGCTCAAGTCCGGGTTCACCGAGGCCGACCTTGCCGATGGCGGATCCGACGCGTTGGTCGATGCCCTGGTCCTGCACGGCACCGCCGAATCGGTCGCGGCCGGCCTGCGGGCCCACCGCGACGCGGGCGCCGACCACGTCTGCATCCAGGTGCTGGGCGAGGAGTTGTCCGACGGCCATCGGGCACTTGCCGAGGTGCTCGAACTGGGGTGAGCTCTCGGCCGGCGCCGCCCCCGGTCCTCGCGTGCGGGCTGTGGTCGCCGCGACGAGCGCCGCGGTCGCCTGACACCCCCGCCGGGTGAGGAACGTCAGGCCGAGCCGGCTTCCACGCGAGCAACGTCGCCGATACCGGTCACGTCGAGCACGGTCGCGATCGCCGAGCCGGGGCGCACGACCAAGGTGAGCGGACCCGCGGCGGCCCGGTCGAACAGCTCGACCAGGCCGGCGCTCTGCAGGACATCGACCTGGCGTAGATCGACGAGCAGTGCGACGGCGGTGTCGGCCTCCTGAAGCACCTCGCGGAACTGCGGGGCGGTCGACAGGTCGATCTCGCCGATCGCCACGACCTCGGCGGGGCTGATCCAGGTCAGGCGAAGACGGTCGTCGGCGCGTTCGGGACCGGCGACACCGGCCGGCGTCGTCATCCTCGGCAGTTCCCTCCACAGTTCCACGACCGTGCCCTCGGCACCGGTGCGCATCTCGACGCGATCGGTCAGCGCGGCCATCAACGTTCGGCCGCGGCCACGGTTGCCGGTCGCCTCCGAGGGCGGCCGCCACACGCCGGTGTCGCCGACGGTGACGTGGACCCTTCCGTCGCGACAGACGGCGTGGACCCAGGCGGCGGGCCGGTCGGGTCCGGGCAAGGCGCCGGAATGGTCGTAGGCGTTCGCGGTCGCCTCACCCAGGGCGATCACGAGTTCGTCGCGCACCGTCCGGTCGGGGCAGAACGGGCCCAGCCAGTCGATGAATCGGTCGCGCACCGCGCCCAGTTCCCGCGGACCGGCGGTCAGCCGCAGGTTCGCGTGGAACTCCGTCGCGGTGCGGGTCGGCGGCTCGAGGACCACGGGTGCCGCTTCGGCCGGGTCCTCTCGGCGCAGCACGAGAATCGCGACGTCATCCGGCGAGGGCTGGTCGCCGATCAACCGGCTCATGACCGTCCGGCACACGGTCTCGGGTGCATCCGGCACGAGCGCCTCGCAGAGCTGGGTCAGGTTCGCGTCCAGCGGGCTGTCGGGCCGTTCGACCAGCCCGTCGGTGTACATACACAGGGCCGCGCCGAGCGGGAACTCGAAGGTGATCGACCGACGGGGCCGCGGCTCGGCCACACCGATCGGCGGGTCGTGATGGGTCTGGACCGGGCAAGGCGCGGTGTCCGGCGCGGCGAGCACCGGTGGGAGGTGGCCGGCCGAGGAGAGCCGGACGTGCGTCAGCGACGGGTCCAGGATCGCCACCTGGACGGTGGCGATCATCCGGGCCGTGTCGAACTGGCGCACGTGCTGGTTCAGTCGGGTCAGTGCCTCGGCCGGGTCGTCGCTGAACAGCACGTGGGCCCGCAGCGCGTTGCGCAGTCGACCCATGACCTCCGCCGCGGCGAACCCCCGCCCGACGACGTCGCCGATTGCCACGCACAACCCGCCGCCGGGTAGCTGGAAGACGTCGTACCAGTCGCCACCGAAACGGCCGCCCTCCGCGGGTACGTAGCGGGCGGCCATGGTCAGGCCGGGGACCTGCGGCAACCGCGAGGGCAGCAGACTGCGTTGCAGCAGGGCCGTGGCGGCGCGCTCGACCTCGGCCTGGCGCAGGCCGAGCGCGGACGCCAACCGCTCGGCGACGACCTGCAGCAGCTGCACGTCCTCGTCGCTGAACCTGCGCTCCACCAATGCGCCGACGTGCAGGACGCCGAGGACCGCGCCGCCGGCCAGCAACGGAACCCCGAGCAGCGACTTGATGCCGTGCTCCCACAGGATCGGGTTGAGCACAGTGGTCCGGTCCACGCTCGGCACCAGCACCGGTTGGCGCTCGGCGGCCACGCGACCGGCGAAGCCGTGCCCCAAGGGGATCCGCACACCCTGCCGAACCTCGGCCTCGATCCCGCGCGCCGCGGTGGCCACCAACTGTTCGGCGGCCGAGTCGAGCAGCAGGACCGCGACGGTGTCGACCGCCAACAGTTCCTGGACCCGCTCCAGCATCTCGGCCAACAGCTTGTCGACCGACAGGTGGGCCAGGGCCGCGTCGGTCACCCGCTGGAGGCGCCGCAGCCGATCGTCGGCCTCCGCCGGTGCCGGGTCTGGGTCCAAGGGCGGCATCATCGCCGACGTTACCCCGGCCGCCGAGACCACGGTGGCGGGGGTTTACTCGGCGTCGGCCGACCCGGACCGCAGCCAGGAAAGCATCCCCCGCAGCGCGTGGTAGGCCTCGAGCCGGGCCGGGTCGCCACCATCGGCCTCGGCGGCGACGACGATCTGCCACAGGCGCTCGATCATGCCAGGACCGATCTCGAGCAGGGCCTCGTTGCCCGCGCAGGCCCATTTCGCGAGCACGTAGCGGGCCAACGCACCCTCGGGGACACCCGTGAAATCGGCCAGGCCCCTCAGCGTCTCCAGCGGGTCGAGCAACGTGTATTCGGCGACCTCGGCCTTGAACGCCGCGTTCGGATCGTCCTGCGCCCAGGGCCCGACCCAGCGTTCGAGCCGGACAGTGGGCGTTCCGTCGTCGGGCTGCACAACGGCACTCTCGCACCGCACCGACGGCATCGGCCGCGGACACGAGTGGAATCGAGGGCGGCCTCGGCGGGGCTCGTTGCATCGGACGCGAGACCGGGCGAAAGTCGAAACTCACCAAATCAGTGGGCCGCAGGCAGGTAACGTCGTAATTCGTTGGGTTCGTGGCTTAGCGGGCATCAGCCGACGCTTCCTGGCGTGTGCGGATCCTCGGGGAGGAGGAGATCGTGGCCACCGCCGCTCCGGCTCTCGGCACGACCCCGTTGTGTCCTGTCCCCCGATCGGCCCGCCGGACTTGAGCGGCGGACGGCGCACGCGGAAGACCGGCCGCAGATTTCGGCTGGTCGGCGCCTCGCTCGCCGCAGCCGTGACGTTGGGCGGTGTCGGAGTCGCACTCGACCCGGCGATCCGGACCTTGCGATCGCCGGACCGCGTGGCGACCCTCGGGGCGCCCGTACGGCTCGCCGGCTCCGCAGCCGACCTGCCGAGTCCGGAACCGACCGCCGCACCCCACGCAACCGTCGCCCCGCAGCCGTCCCCGGAGCCCAAGCCCGCGCCGAGCCCGAGCCGGTCCCCGGTGCCGACCGGCACCCCCGCGACCGCCGCCGCCGCGGGCGCGGCGCCGACGCAAGGGCACAGGCACCCGTTGCCCACGGTCACCGAGCCCGGGGTCGGCGGCGCCACCTGGAACGTGCTGGACGGGTGGGCGAACCCGGTCGACTGGCCCACCCGCGGAACCGTCGTGTCCACCACCGTGCGCGGCGCGACCACCGGTCTGTCCGAACCGGCCTACGTCTACCTCCCGCCGGCTTACTTCCAGCCGGCGACCGCCGCGCTCGGCGCCACCGGCCAGGGCCGACGCGACCTGCCGATGACCGTGGTGTTCACCGGATACCCCGGCGACAACGGCCACCTGATCACCCGTCAGCACTACCCCGACGCGGTGGCCGCCGGGATAGCCTCCGGCACGATCGCGCAGACCGTCCTGCTGATGATCTCACCCGCGGCCACCTTCCCGTGGGACACCGAGTGCAGCGACATCCCCGGCGGGCCGCGGGCCTTCACGTTCTACTCCCGCGAAGCGCCGGACGCCGCGGCCACCGAGTTCGGGCTGCGGCCCAAGGCGTACGCCTCGATCGGCGACTCCACCGGCGGGTACTGCGCGGCGAAGCTCGAGTCGATCGACCCCGGCCGCTTCGGCGTGGCCGTCGCGCTGTCCGGTTACTTCAGCCCCGCGACCGACCGGACCACCCGCGGGACCTTCGGTGACAAGACCCTGCGTAACACCAACGACCTGGGCTGGCGGCTGGCGCACCGGCCCGTGCCGAATGTCCAGCTGCTGCTGGCCACGGCGCAGGACGAGCGCGGCGCCGACGGTTACGCGACCAACCAGGCCTGGATGCGTTTGGTGCGCTCCCCGATGACGGCAGACGAACTGGTGCTCGCCCACGGCGGGCACAACTCCGCCAGCTGGGACCGCGAGATCCCGTACGCGATGTCCTGGATCAGCGCCCGCCTCCCCCACGACCACGTGCATGCGGCCGCGCAGCCCACCGACTCCGAGGTGGCCACCAGCGACGGGAAGGCCCGGACCGGCACCGCCCGTGCGTCGAGCACCTGGCAGCCCGCGACCGTCGCGCCGGGCGACCGGACCCGGCGTCGCTCGCGCGCCGGCCGGCCTGCCTGAGGCCACCGGTCCAACCTCGCGGGCGCTGCGCCGTTCCGCGCCCGGGGCGAATCCCGAAGGCGGTTTCCTGGCTTCCAGGACGAGACGCCGGGGCGTCGCGCTGCCCTAGGTTCGGGCCACACGGTGCGCCCGCCGCCGACGAGAGAGGTCGACGATGACTGTCCTCAAACGCGAGGAATGGCACGACATCACCCGGCGGACCGACTGGGACTTCAGCTACGTGGACCGGGAAGCCGTGTTCCCGGAGTGGATGTCCGGGGCCGGTGCGGTCGAGCCGGAGCGGTGGCACCAGTGGCGCGAGGACTACCGCTGTTCCTACGGCGAGTACGTCGCCACGCAGCGGGAGAAGGACACTGCGGCCTACTCGGTCAAGGCGGCGCTGCAACGCTCGACCGTGTTCGACGACCTGGCCGAGGGCGCCCGGACCAACTCCAAACTGCACTTCGGGTCGCTGTCGCTGATCGAGTACCTCGCGGTGGTCTCGGAGCTGACCATGGCCCGGTTCGGGCTGACCGGCGGCTGGCGGAACATGGCCGTGCTCGGCGCCTTGGACGAGATGCGCCACACCCAGCTCAATCTGTTCTTCGCCCACGAACTCGTCGGCAAGGACGTGCATTACAACTGGGCCCACAAGGCCTACCACACCGACAACTGGGCGATCATCGCCGGCCGCTCGTTCTTCGACGGCACGATGACCACTCCCAGCGCCGCCGACATCGCGGTCGGGCTACCGTTCACGATCGAGACCGGGTTCACGAACCTGCAGTTCGTCGCGCTGGC
The sequence above is a segment of the Sporichthyaceae bacterium genome. Coding sequences within it:
- a CDS encoding alpha/beta hydrolase-fold protein, with protein sequence MSGGRRTRKTGRRFRLVGASLAAAVTLGGVGVALDPAIRTLRSPDRVATLGAPVRLAGSAADLPSPEPTAAPHATVAPQPSPEPKPAPSPSRSPVPTGTPATAAAAGAAPTQGHRHPLPTVTEPGVGGATWNVLDGWANPVDWPTRGTVVSTTVRGATTGLSEPAYVYLPPAYFQPATAALGATGQGRRDLPMTVVFTGYPGDNGHLITRQHYPDAVAAGIASGTIAQTVLLMISPAATFPWDTECSDIPGGPRAFTFYSREAPDAAATEFGLRPKAYASIGDSTGGYCAAKLESIDPGRFGVAVALSGYFSPATDRTTRGTFGDKTLRNTNDLGWRLAHRPVPNVQLLLATAQDERGADGYATNQAWMRLVRSPMTADELVLAHGGHNSASWDREIPYAMSWISARLPHDHVHAAAQPTDSEVATSDGKARTGTARASSTWQPATVAPGDRTRRRSRAGRPA
- a CDS encoding SpoIIE family protein phosphatase, with the translated sequence MPPLDPDPAPAEADDRLRRLQRVTDAALAHLSVDKLLAEMLERVQELLAVDTVAVLLLDSAAEQLVATAARGIEAEVRQGVRIPLGHGFAGRVAAERQPVLVPSVDRTTVLNPILWEHGIKSLLGVPLLAGGAVLGVLHVGALVERRFSDEDVQLLQVVAERLASALGLRQAEVERAATALLQRSLLPSRLPQVPGLTMAARYVPAEGGRFGGDWYDVFQLPGGGLCVAIGDVVGRGFAAAEVMGRLRNALRAHVLFSDDPAEALTRLNQHVRQFDTARMIATVQVAILDPSLTHVRLSSAGHLPPVLAAPDTAPCPVQTHHDPPIGVAEPRPRRSITFEFPLGAALCMYTDGLVERPDSPLDANLTQLCEALVPDAPETVCRTVMSRLIGDQPSPDDVAILVLRREDPAEAAPVVLEPPTRTATEFHANLRLTAGPRELGAVRDRFIDWLGPFCPDRTVRDELVIALGEATANAYDHSGALPGPDRPAAWVHAVCRDGRVHVTVGDTGVWRPPSEATGNRGRGRTLMAALTDRVEMRTGAEGTVVELWRELPRMTTPAGVAGPERADDRLRLTWISPAEVVAIGEIDLSTAPQFREVLQEADTAVALLVDLRQVDVLQSAGLVELFDRAAAGPLTLVVRPGSAIATVLDVTGIGDVARVEAGSA
- a CDS encoding DUF6027 family protein, yielding MQPDDGTPTVRLERWVGPWAQDDPNAAFKAEVAEYTLLDPLETLRGLADFTGVPEGALARYVLAKWACAGNEALLEIGPGMIERLWQIVVAAEADGGDPARLEAYHALRGMLSWLRSGSADAE